GGTCGCGCCGAAGAAGCCCTGAGCTCGCGCCGGCTTCGGCCGGCGGCACGCGACGGCGGCGGCCCAATCCGGGCTGTCGCCGTCGCGGCGCGTCAGTGACCCACGGTGATCGACTTCGCCGCCCGCTCGCGTACGGAGACGCGGATCGGCGACTGCCACCGCCTCCTCGCGGCACCCCCGGGCCCGCGCGATCCTCCCGCCGCCACGCACCGGACGGAACGGCTCCGTTCCGCCGCCCGCGTCGACTGGGCCCTTCTCCCTGCCGCAGCCACCTACCCGAGGCCGGTCACCATGAAGAGACTCACCGCGCTCGTCGCCCTCCCCGTCGCCGTCGTCGCCGCCGTCGTCGCTGCCTGCACCGATCCCGCCGCCCCCGACGCGTCGTCCCGCCCGGCGCCCACCGATCCGCAGCTCGCCGCGGCCCCGACGCTCCCGCCCACCATGGGCCCGTCGACCCAGCCGATGTACATCGCCGACGAGTACATCGTCGTGTTGAAGGACGAGGTGAGCGACGTCGGTGGCGAGGCCGCACGGCTCGCCGCCGCGCACGGCGCCACCACGCACGAGACCTACGACGCCGTCCTCCACGGCTTCTCCGCGCACATGAACGCCGCCGCGGCGAGCGCGATCGCGCGCAACCCGAACGTCGCGTACGTCGAGCAGGACCAGGTCATGACCGCCGACGCCACGCAGTCCCCGACGCCGTCGTGGGGCCTCGACCGCATCGACCAGCACCCGCTGCCGCTGTCGAACTCGTACACGTACAACACGACGGCGAGCAACGTCTACGCGTACATCATCGATACCGGGATCCAGACGAGCCATCCGGACTTCGGCGGACGTGCCGCCGCCGTCTACGATGCGTTCGGCGGCAACGGCCAGGACTGCAACGGCCACGGCACGCACGTCGCCGGTACGGTCGGGGGCCGGACGTACGGCGTCGCGAAGCTCGTGCACCTGCGCGCGCTGCGCGTGCTGAACTGCAACGGCAGCGGCTCGGTCGCGGGGATCATCAGCGCGCTGAACTGGCTCGCGACGCACCACGTGAATCCCGCCGTCGCCAACATGTCGCTCGGCGGCGGCTTCTCGTCGTCGCTGAACACGGCGTCGACGAACCTCGTGAACTCGGGCGTCTACCTCGCCGTCGCGGCGGGGAACAGCAACGCGAACGCGTGCAACTACTCGCCCGCGAGCGCCGCCGGCGTGCTCACCGTCGCCGCGTCGACCAAGACCGACGCGAAGGCGTCGTACTCGAACTACGGGAGCTGCGTCGAGATCTACGCCCCGGGCTCGAGCATCACGTCGGACTGGCTGGGCGGCGGCATCAACACCATCAGCGGCACGTCGATGGCCACGCCGCACGCGACCGGCGTCGCGGCGCTCTACAAGGCGACCTTCGGCAACGCGGCCGCGGCGACGATCACGAGCTGGATCGTCAACAACGCCACCGCGAACGTCATCATCGGCAACCCGGTCGGGACGCCGAACCGCCTGCTCTATAAGGCGGCCCTCTGATGCTTCGGCGCTGATGCGGCGGCGCTGATACGGCGGCTCTGATGCCGCGCGCGTTCAGCGCCGCAGTGTCCGAGCCGCCCCATCAGCGCCACGGGTTTCAGCGCCGCAGTTCACGCACGCCGCACGGCGCGCACCCCGCGCCGCACCCACTCCTCCAGCTGCGGGTCGTCGGCGACCGCGTCGGCGGGGACGACGACCCAGGTGCTCATCGGGCGCTCGCCGTCGGGGGCGAACGGCGTGGTGCCGGGCTCACGCAGCGCGTCGGCGTACTCGTTAGGCGGCGCCTTCACGAGCAGACCGTCGCCCCACACGATCACTCCCGTCGACTTGCCGAGCATGAAGCCGCGGCCGCCGAAGACGTTCTTCTGCCGCGCGTGCGCGAGGCCGAGCGACGCGAACGTCGCGGCGACGCGCTCGGCGAGACCGGGATCGTAGGCCATTGCGAGAGGATCAGCAGCAGGAGAACACGGTGACGAACCGACGCTCGGCGCGGCTCCACGCGACGGCGTAGGTCGCCTCGCCACCGGCATAGTAGCGGTACGCCGTCGCG
This DNA window, taken from Gemmatirosa kalamazoonensis, encodes the following:
- a CDS encoding S8 family peptidase, translating into MKRLTALVALPVAVVAAVVAACTDPAAPDASSRPAPTDPQLAAAPTLPPTMGPSTQPMYIADEYIVVLKDEVSDVGGEAARLAAAHGATTHETYDAVLHGFSAHMNAAAASAIARNPNVAYVEQDQVMTADATQSPTPSWGLDRIDQHPLPLSNSYTYNTTASNVYAYIIDTGIQTSHPDFGGRAAAVYDAFGGNGQDCNGHGTHVAGTVGGRTYGVAKLVHLRALRVLNCNGSGSVAGIISALNWLATHHVNPAVANMSLGGGFSSSLNTASTNLVNSGVYLAVAAGNSNANACNYSPASAAGVLTVAASTKTDAKASYSNYGSCVEIYAPGSSITSDWLGGGINTISGTSMATPHATGVAALYKATFGNAAAATITSWIVNNATANVIIGNPVGTPNRLLYKAAL
- a CDS encoding TfoX/Sxy family protein; this translates as MAYDPGLAERVAATFASLGLAHARQKNVFGGRGFMLGKSTGVIVWGDGLLVKAPPNEYADALREPGTTPFAPDGERPMSTWVVVPADAVADDPQLEEWVRRGVRAVRRA